ttcctcatgttgaggtgaaacttgtggtttagtttatggccatccTGTCCCTGGGCACCACCAAAAAgggtctggcaccatcctcttggcacttCTTGGAGATATTTAAATGCATTGAGGAGGTCCCCTCTGagtcttcccttctccagacaGCTTCTGCAGTCTCTCCTCATcagggagatgctccagacccttcatccTCTCTGTGGCCTCCACTGGATCCTCTCCAGTAGCTTCTTGTCTTGTATGGAGGAGCCCAGAGTGGGTAAAAGGTAATTCTGGCAGGAGGAGATCACGGCCACTGAGTCAAAAGAAGATAAAGACAGAGcaagggactaattagcatgggaagcgAGAATTATTACAGGATATtccaagttggaagggacccacatgGATCATGGAGTCCACCGCTTATGTGAAAGGCCCACATGGGGATCGAACCCCCGTGCGTTACCAGCACCACCCTCCAACCAACGGAGCTAATAACCAATAGAATATAGAACCCTAATTAATAAGAGAACTACGCAGCTTTCAGCCGAAATGTATAAACAGAGAAAAGCTTTAATAGTTGTGCCCGGCTTTGGGAGTACCGGGGGAAAGGACTACATTTCCCACAATGCCCCGGTACTCTCGCGAGAGGCGGCGGAAGCGGCGGGGCGCGGCCCGGAGGTGCAGCCGCAGCCGGAGCGATCATGGCCGAGACCGACCCGAAGAGCGTCCAGGACCTGACGGCCATGGTGAGGGGCCGGTGAGGGGCGAACGGGCCGGGGACGGGGTGCAGGGGcttgggagagggaggaaggaagggaaaacccCTTtcctggatggggcttggagcaacctggtctgcggaagttgtccctgcccatagcagggggtgGAAGGAGATGGTCCCTTCATCCCAAACCATTTCATGACACCCAAAAAAGTGCCTCCGTGTGATTAACAGGACCATGGAGTCTGCTGTCGTATTTTTGGTCCTGGTTGTGGAACACGGGCGGTTTCTAGAGCTTATAAATGTTTCCTGTAAGCATCAGTTCATTTCTGTGTACATATATTTAAGAAGCATTTTTACATATATGTGTAATTATACTGCAGAGTTTTGAGCGCAGCAGTGAAAGGACAGTGTACTTATTACATGAGATTGGGTGCTGTAACAGCCTCTGATGGAAAcaaaacatttctctttttccctttctattaGGTGCAGACATTGCTCCAGCAAATGCAGGACAAATTTCAAACCATGTCTGACCAAATAATTGGAAGAAATATCCTTTTCTAAACTCAGATGGATTACAAGTGCCATGAAGTCTGTTTGCCAGTGGGGTTTGTAAGATAAATTTAAAGCGACTGTAAGAGTTTGAGCAGAGctgtaataataacaacaattaAACCAAGCCGGTGTTACCTCCTTCTAGAGTAACATTGCCCACTTCCAGCGCTGGGGCCCtgggaaaggaaggatgtggagctgctgaaggGACTCCAGAGGAGGCCCCAGGAtggtcagagggatggagcagctctgctgggaggaagagctgggagagctgggattgttcagcctggagaaaagcttCAGGGTGACCTCCCTGAAGGgcctgaagggagcccacaggAGGGATGGGGcaagactatttacaagagcctggagtgacaggacaagagggaatgggtTCAGATTGAAAgagagcagggttagatgggatattaggaacaaatcattccctgtgaggatggggaggccctggcacagggtgcccagagcagctgtggctgcccctggatccctggcagtgtccaaggccaggttggatggagcttggagcagcaccctggggtagtggaatggggtgggatgagagggctttaaggtcccatgTGTGATTGCAAGacccccaggcagggctggagcgcTGTCCTTTCCTTGACCGCGGGGCAGTCGATGACATGAGCTGCCGCATCGATGACCTGGAGAAGAACATCGCCGACCTCATGACGCAGGCGGGCGTGGAGGAGCTCGAGGGCGAGAACAAGACCCCGGCTTCCAACAAGGGCTAAAGTGAGGCAGTTGCTCCTTGGCCTTGGAGCAAAGCTGTGGGTGTTTGGAATTGCTGACTTCAACACAGAGGGAACTTTTCCTTCGCTCGTGAGGCGGTCTGGGGTTTGTGCAGAGCGGAATTACGCAGAGAGATAATTGTGCTGTAGTGTAGAGGGAGAGCGtggccagggaagggaacggagctggggaagggctggagcaccaggagctgctgagggggctcagcctggagaaaaggaggctcaggggggagcTTCTTGGTCTCCTtgactccctgacaggagggggcagccaggtaggattgggctctgctcccagggaacaacgggacgagagggaacggcctcaagctgtgccaggggagggtcaggttggacatcaggaggaatttctccatggaaaaggtggtcaggcattggaacacactgcccagggaagcggtggagccacaggggctgctgaggagtaACAGCCCATTAGCTGTAAGCTGTAAATTCCTCCTGGGTGTAATCTAGGTGCTTGCAGGGAGTAGTGACTCACACACAGCTGCCAAGCAGCAGGTCCTGGCAGTGTGAGATAGCACTCAGGCATGAGGCAATATGTGTCCCAGGGCAGTGCTCCCTGGAGAAAGAGATTTACTGAAGGGCAAATTATATATTATGTTATATATTCTTACAGCATTTCTAATTGCTGACTTGCCCCTGTATTACAGCAGGCCTGTGTGTTTGGAGCAGATAATTCTTGCTTGTTAAGTATCTATTTTTGTGATATTTTGATAAAAATACAAATCATTATGGGCTTCATTGCCCTCAGTGTCATTTCCACTAGCCTGAACCCCACAAATGAAAATTTCTGATGAGCATGATTCTCTTAATTTTCAGTAATCTCCTTTCTTATTATATTTCCCCCAACAGGTTGCCAATAACTCAAGATGAATCATGgaagatgacttttttttctacaaatCCTTGGAATTAAAGAATGGCTTTTTGCAACTCCTGTGTGTGAAAGCATTTTTATATTGTTACAGAGCTTGCATTCCTAATGTATAGTTGGGGTAGGGTAGTTTCTATTTTGATTTGTGTACTGTAATTTCACTTTTTGAATTCTTGTTACGAGGATCGCTTGGTTGTGTTATTAAAACACAGATCTTAATGGATCTCAACTCCTGGGTGTATTTTTTTGTGGagtcacttttttctctttcctgtaCTTTTCTAGACGTTTCATGTTTGATAGCTCAGCCTTTAGTGACTCCCACCAAATGGGAATCTTGCCTTGTCCTACGTGAGTTTGTGGAGTGAAGCACAAGATTGAAACTTAATTAATTGCATTAATTGTAGCTCTGAGCATCAGGCACTCACTAGTTGAGGATTGTGTTGTCTTTCATACATGTAGTAAGGTGATTTTTGGAAACATGAGACACTGAACATCAAAATCATCTCTGCTACTCCTGGTATTACCTGAGCTGTGTGTTCCTGGAACATAAACCAGAAATGCAGATTGACCATGAGAGACATCTGAGCAACCACTGCCACCCCAAGCTGTGACACCTGGACAGACAAGGGACTTTTAACTGTGCACAATCTCACTGTGGGAGTGAAGGTTTTTAACATTCTGCTTTGAAACTTTGTCCTTTGGCATCATCTTTGATCAAGAACTGGGACTGAAGAGGATTGGGATTGATAGTGGACAGAGCAGGGATGGCATTGTGGAATGTCTTTGTGTGGGTTTTCAGTGGGAATCACTGGCTCGTTGGACAGAACAGTTTGCTAACAAAGCAGTGATACACTGAGGAACAAAAAAGGAGAGAATCCAGATAGATTTTTAAAGCCTTGCTTCTCTTGGAATAACAACTTACTGCAAAATACTTTATTTAGagaagtgtttgcttttctAATCATACCCACATCCTTGGGCCTGGGGTATATATTTATTACATTTTGGCAATGGAAGGTGTATTTGGGAGAGTCTGTAGTGTGTCACTTGTGGAGAAAAATGACCAATGTCAGCTGTTCCTGACAATCATTGCAATGCTCCTCCAGCTTCAAATGCAAATTTATCAAGCACTAGTGGCAGGCAGCAGTTGCAAGTGACCCACACTTAAACTGCTCCTTGAATGCCACCAGATGAGCAGCTGAGTGCTGTGAAGGCAATATGACAGGTCATTTTTCCAAACTCGTTGTAATAAAAGCTCATAATAACAGGGGACTTTTGTGAACATGAGAAATGTATCGATATATACTTGTAATACCAGCCTTAGGTTCTTTGTAATGTCAtttcaaaaaaaatctaataaacTGTTATGTGGTAACAAATAGTCAGGTCCTGTGTGTTAAAGCACAGTCTAACAGAAGTATATCATTATGTGTGAGATTATATTTGGTTGTAAGTTATAAAACGACTTtagcacagctgctgctcacaGGATACAGTCAAAAAATACAGGTGTGCTCTGTGTAATGAAAGGGTGATGATTCATTCCCTGTCAGATCTGGACTTCAGCAGGTAATTAGGATATAGACCAAATTCATAGGAGAGTGTATTAAAGTGGAGGATCATTTTGTATGATTATACATGCACATTCTCTCATTTATGATGTATAATGTTATAAATCATCTGGCTGTGTTCCTCCTGAGGCAGAAATGGGCATTCCTGAATTTGCCAGCACGTTCCCctgtgcagcagcagtagcTCTGCTTTCCTCAAGTTTATTGTGGCAGAGTAGCTTCCTGGAAAATTATATCAGCTTTAAGAAGCAGCTGTATTTTCCCAGTCACTGGAAAGATTCCAATTGTTGTTCAGTGGGGATATTTCCCCCTCATAAATTTAACACTTCACTGATTTTAACTGCTCCTCCCTGCACCTAGTCTGGATTTCCATCACCACcatcctcttccagccctgcttctCTTCCCCTTTGACTCTTCAGAGCCCCATTTCAGCTGTTCCTGAGGAAAGAGCCGTGGTTTCCAAACTGTCTCCAGGTACCTACAAAGTGTAGGTGCTCTTTCACGAAAGACCTGCACTAGGAACAGCAAATAGGATCGGTGTTTTTCTGTGACAGGAATTAGGAGTCACATAATGCAAGTCTTCAGCCACAGATGTTGCAGCCAATTTTTAACAGCAGTGCTGGTTTTGAATGCTAGAATTAAGACCTGAGATCCCAAAATTACGTTGATCACAGGAGCTGTGTGGCCTGTGTATTTTGCACTGGGCAACACAAATAGAattgaaactgtttcatctctTTTGGTGTCTTAATTCCTGTCTTTATAGCAGGACTAGCACTCTGTACAGATGAACAGTGTTCTAATAAATGCGTGTTTTGTCACAGTCCCACTGATAAACGATCCAGAATTATGATATCCTTAAGAGGATTTTTCATTTAATCTCTGCCCTAAAGACAACGTGCAGTAAATAAGACTGCACAGGCAGCTTTCAGCCAATGGCATCTGGTGCAGGCACTAAATGAAGCTGCTGAGAGCCAGTGACACACTGAACTGTGACACCCCCTGCAAGAGCCAGGTTTGGACCCTCCCTTTTCCACAGGGTGAGCCCAGGTCCCCCAGCTCCTGGCACGTGTCTGCTGTGGGACAGAGGAATTGTTGGACATCGTCCTGCCACTCTGGCACTCTGGTTTTGGCAGGGAGCCTTTGTGCCAACTGGTGTTTCCTGTCCTCTTCTAGATTTACTCTCTCAACACCCCCAGGAAAGTCCCCTTGGTTCCCTTCCTTTGGCTGAGCCCCGGGGAATTGGTTTGCCAGAGGTTCCTATGGAAATCAGCAAACGTAACCTGCCTGTCCTCCAAACCCTGGGCGAGTGCTCTCTGCATCGTCCTCCAGACTTCAAAGCTCATGGAATTCAGTCCTTGCAAGTACATTTGGCACTGCCTcccaaaggaaaataatgttgatTCTATAGTTTGGCTGGGAAAACCCTGTAACCACGGCCAGAGTCACTGTCCAGCATTTCTCTAATGTGGCACCGGAGGCTGCAGtttccctggaggtgtccacaTGGAATTATTTAGTGAAACGCTTCTCTTTTCCCAACTTTCTAGCAGATAGTGCCTTCTAGTGGCAGACTCCTTGCGAGGAGCAGCGCCGCTCCGATTAATTACTCATTTACCTTTAGTGTGGGGTCAGATGTTGGGGCTCGAACGAGCCACGTGCTGCTGAAATTTGGTTATTGCACAGGGCACCGAGGCTTTGTTTGCAATTAAGAAAATGAAGAGGATGCACAAATCACTTCCTGAGCTTTAAGCCTCGCTGCTTTGAAAAGATCTAATGcttgctgagattttttttttctttctgactcTGATGTAGAGTTAATGAAATTAGGTCATTAGGAAAACAAAGAATGGGAATAGATACTTTACCTCTTATAAACACTCTGACATCAGAAAGGTTAGCCAGGAATTGTGTCTCTAAAAAATGTGCATGTAATAATCGAAAGTGCTCTTTTATTTAAGTGTTGTTTTGCTacagacatttttatttatgaagTTCTTGTAGTTAGGTACAGATACAAAAGTTCCTTCAGTTTACAGAGCTGTGCAATATGATGTCCTTGCTCGAGAGATTCAATCCCATTGGAAACAACAGCTGGAGAAGTGATGGAGTTAATTTCTCCAGAACTGGAGGCTGACCTGTGACCCTTTTGTGTCCAAAGGAAGGATCTCATCCTCCACCTCTGAATTTCCCCAAGGGAATCAGCCCCCCCCAGTGCTGCAGAGCCTGGTGTGTTCAGCAGAGGTGTCCCAAGCTGTGGTGCAGCACAATGTTCTGTCACAGTGGTGCCAGGTGGAGGAATGTTGGGCCAAATGCCATCTCGTGGCCCAGGAATATCCTCATGGACAGCTCCTGTCTGGTGTCCTGCCAGCTGccacctccagctgctccaagTATTCCACCTGCAGAGCTCCTCCAACTCCTCCTCAGACCAACTCCTTCATCTCTGAGAATATGAATTTCTCAATAAATGAAACTTTCTGATTTCACTTGTTTCTCTTACagaagtggttttttttgaagACCAGCTCCCTGCCTCTTTAAAGCATAGCAGCAGCGTCATTAAAGCTTTTTGCATTTTAACCTGCCCAGTGGAGGAAATCACCAAACTCAGCTGCTCTCTATCCTCTGGTACAGAAACATCAGTTCCTTAGGAGCAACACAAGAAGGTTTCGAGGAGGATTTTGTTGGTTTGATTACTTTTACATGCACTTCAAGAAGTCAGGAGGCCAAGGACATCCATTAGAGATATTGTGTAATTTTGGAAATTTAAAGCAACTGatagcacagaagaaaaagagaccAAGTTTAAGACATGAGGTTTGCTGGCTTTTAGGCAGTTAAAACCCCAGGAGTGCAGCCTGTGTGTGATGGAGTGTGCCCATGGTCTGAGCTCTGACGTgtgccacatcccagtggcaatGAAAGGAGGGCTCGTTTGCTTCCCAAgaggctgctcagcagcagaacaGCAATTCCTGTAGTTTGCCAGCTGCTATAAAACAGGAGAAGTTCTGTGTCCTATTCAGTTTGACTGTGAGAGGCTGAATCCCAGCCAAATCCTGTCTTCAAGACATTTTCACTCTAAAAAGTATTCCGTGGTATTATAAAAGCTCAAAGAGCACAGCAATAGTTAAACATCTAAGGCCTGGTCTGTCACTGATCTTTGCAAACAGATTTAGTCTGCAAGGATTTGTTCTTGCAGACTGGGGAAGGAGCAGAAAGGCTTTTCAAGGCTCATCACCAGActttttttaggaaaaagaaTGTGAATTTCTTCCTGGCTCCACAGGGCAGtgcatttttaatgcaaatcactggtcaccagagataAAACAACCTGAGTGCTTGCTGGCCTAAATTCCTGCTGAGAAACACAAGTACAGGCCCTCAGTCATGTTGTTATCTCAAAAAAATACCTACTTCCAAGAACAGGAGAGTGATTGTCAGTGAATGTTAATGTGGTGtaaggggagaaaaacaaaccccaaaatagAACACCAGCCCTTCTGCCACTGAACTCAAAAAACATCATAAACCACACCAAGTGTTCTTAAAAAATGAATGGGACTGCAAATGTTGGAATTAATGACAAATTAATGGAAGCTTTGACAATCTGGTTTTAAATGTTCTTAGTTGTGTTTTCATGCAAGGTCTTCACATgaacattggggtttttttcaggccaGAAccacttttaaataaaagtcaGGGCAGCAGTTTAAGACTTTTCTCCCGAGCAACTGAGGAAATGTATCTGACCTTGAAGTTTGAATTGCTCCACAGAGATCTCGGACATGATCAAGGCCTTCTCCCCCACATTCTTACTGAAGACACTTTGGGATTCAAGGGGATTGATGAGTTTGATTATTAATGCTGCTCATTAGCCAGAAATGTTGGAAATTGAAGTCCTTGCACAATAAAACTCCTGTTAAATTCCATTTTGAGCACTTCTAAATCAACAGGCATCAGCAAAAAATGTTTAGCAGAATGACACCATCTgccatttctaatttttttaatcatcttTCCAGTGTTTTAAGCAAGAACTTGGTTATAAATGCTGACAATTGCCACCATAAATTATGATTTTCTGCTCTCTGGATAGTGAGGAGCACAAACAAATAAAGTGCAGGGTTAAGTCTCAGTTTTCACTCATTATTGAGCGTGGGAGATGCATTCCCAGATTAACCCTCTGCTTTCACTTGTTCCTGGCAGGGGTTTTGGGCACTGCTGACATGGACATGCCCTGAGGTTCTGCATTTGGGACCCCtggagctggggacagggttccTGGAGGGGAGGATGACATGAATGGCTGAAGGAGTGGAGAAGACAAACCACAGTCACCTTTTCCTGTTTATCCACAGTCCCTTTATGTCCCAGAGCTCTTCTCCCTAAAGGTCAGAGTAGCAGAAGGGTCACAGTCACAGCATCTCAGGATGCTTTgggttgaagggaccttaaagctcatcctgttccaccccctgccgtgggcagggacacctcccactaccccaggctgctccaagccccgtccagcctgg
This region of Aphelocoma coerulescens isolate FSJ_1873_10779 chromosome 11, UR_Acoe_1.0, whole genome shotgun sequence genomic DNA includes:
- the HSBP1 gene encoding heat shock factor-binding protein 1, which codes for MAETDPKSVQDLTAMVQTLLQQMQDKFQTMSDQIIGRIDDMSCRIDDLEKNIADLMTQAGVEELEGENKTPASNKG